The following are from one region of the Plasmodium gaboni strain SY75 chromosome 12, whole genome shotgun sequence genome:
- a CDS encoding putative clathrin coat assembly protein AP180, producing MLLFKKVNSKVLSINNYLQKYLESNQFEKNLKEALNNKNYGVSNSLLYDLSISTYDVNYYKRVMTEVFKAIQEKPSRWRRIYKGLKLCEYVMKNGCEYFISDVKDKEELIKKLTHFTHLEDLKDKGIGIRDISNNILRLLKDNKYLKNERIEAAKYANICTNIESKPIEKKGFFSNRKKKKKHKIKRTSEYSRRNINDPRNLRQSLQSKNILDQIQEERKSIYGYTNDDNNIFNEKRYDIEENNHNNNISSYSSNNSSSSSSSSTSSSSSSSSSSSSTSSASSPSSATSSSSSSSFCSNRNSSNSAHSNYKTNNNHKRISKRKKHIKHKKYSTSSSPKSSRRSNRSSSNSQDEYNNTSSKFSTQSRGRSASHTSSCVSSHTSYKHSSRLSSNSSTSSSASNSYSSRSRARSHFRNKHDGRSKKKKREKERKKSRSTTRHK from the exons ATGCTATTATTTAAGAAAGTTAATTCAAAAGTCTTGagtataaataattatttacaaaa ATATTTAGAATCTAATCAATTcgaaaaaaatttaaaagaagcgttgaataataaaaactATGGAGTGTCTAATAGTCTTCTATATGATTTATCTATATCAACTTATGACgtaaattattataaaaggGTTATGACGGAGGTGTTTAAGGCCATACAAGAGAAGCCATCTAGATGGAGAAGAATATACAAg gGCCTAAAATTGTGCGAGTATGTTATGAAGAACGGTTGCGAATATTTTATTAGCGACGTTAAAGATAAGGAAGAActcataaaaaaattaacacACTTTACTCACCTTGAAGATTTAAAAGACAAAGGTATTGGAATAAGAgatatatcaaataatatattaagattattaaaagataataaatatttaaaaaatgaaagaatAGAAGCAGCAAAATATGCAAATATTTGTACTAATATAGAATCGAAACCTATAGAAAAGAAAGGTTTCTTTTcaaatagaaaaaaaaaaaaaaaacataaaattaaaagaacAAGTGAATATAGTagaagaaatattaatgatCCAAGAAATTTAAGACAAAGCTTAcaatcaaaaaatatattagatCAAATACAAGAAGAAAGAAAATCAATTTATGGATATAcaaatgatgataataatatatttaatgaaaaaagatatgatatagaagaaaataatcataataataatatttcttcatattcttcaaataattcgtcttcttcatcttcttcctcaacatcatcatcttcatcatcatcatcttcatcatcatctACATCATCTGCATCATCACCATCCTCAGCAACATCGTCATCCTCTTCATCTTCTTTTTGTAGTAATAGAAATTCTTCAAATAGTGCTCATTCAAATTATAAaactaataataatcataaaagaatatcaaaaagaaaaaaacatataaaacataaaaaatattcaacATCTTCATCTCCAAAATCATCAAGAAGGTCTAATCGATCCTCATCAAATTCTCAagatgaatataataataccTCATCTAAATTTTCTACACAATCAAGAGGTCGTTCAGCGTCACATACATCATCATGTGTATCGTCGCATACGTCTTACAAACATTCATCAAGATTATCATCAAATTCGTCAACCTCTTCCTCCGCCTCAAATAGTTATTCCAGTCGTTCTAGGGCAAGATCACATTTTAGAAATAAACATGATGGGCgttcaaaaaaaaagaaaagagaaaaggaaagaaaaaaaagtagATCAACAACTAGACACAAatga
- a CDS encoding hypothetical protein (conserved Plasmodium protein, unknown function) — translation MAELLTIKNLFICSHEKSVEELTKVMDGLIKKIEERNENENDDDKKNKNEKKKKYDMIKDYMDANKNNVLHFAVYGNNINNVKFIIENTDLINTYNNDGQNGLIISILNKNNDISKFLLDNNINYNQVDKYNSNSLLYSMITQNYEIFNLLIEKNDIDININSYEKGNLISICIFERNIKLLKKLFNKNISPELKEKNIYPHPLIFILYSNDNYLLYLYLTYSLYYYSKSKELFNINKINFDYTTDDISIDLQNKQCIHSILKSQNMDIKKFQSLLNIKDENNSSLLDICIQMQNEQGKNILSYYNMEQ, via the coding sequence atggCTGAGTTGTTGactataaaaaatttatttatttgttctCATGAAAAGAGTGTTGAAGAGTTGACAAAAGTGATGGATGGTTTAATTAAGAAGATTGAAGAAAGGAATGAGAATGAgaatgatgatgataaaaaaaataagaatgagaaaaaaaagaaatatgaTATGATAAAAGATTATATGGATGCTAATAAGAATAATGTATTACATTTCGCTGTATATggaaataatattaataatgtaaaatttattatagAGAATACtgatttaataaatacatataataatgatggACAGAATGGATTAATTATTagtatattaaataaaaataatgatattagTAAGTTCTTattagataataatattaattataatcaagttgataaatataattcaaatTCGTTATTATATAGTATGATTACACAAAATTAtgaaatttttaatttattaattgaaaaaaatgatatagatattaatattaatagttatgaaaaaggaaatttaataagtatatgtatttttgaaagaaatattaaattattaaaaaaactatttaataaaaatatatctccagaattaaaagaaaaaaatatatatcctCATCCActcatttttatattatatagtaatgataattatttattatatttatatttaacatattctttatattattattcaaaatcaaaagaattatttaatataaataaaattaattttgATTATACAACAGATGATATATCAATCGATTTACAAAACAAACAATGTATTCATTCAATTTTAAAAAGTCAAAATATggatataaaaaaattccaatctttattaaatattaagGATGAAAATAATTCCTCATTATTAGACATATGTATACAAATGCAAAATGAACAgggaaaaaatatattgtcttattataatatggaacaatga
- a CDS encoding hypothetical protein (conserved Plasmodium protein, unknown function) — protein sequence MHIKNFILKIYFFLLLFNTLILFAKCSLRILPLNHIIDGIIIHLNYKFIKYKVYAKGIHLNVNFENVGSVRHIIESYKDLNTLYCNLNKDKEEETINKNMLRTNNCVIFVYIKYKENLKNIYDFMEYLYINTSAVALILISDNFLYENEIYNPHEDLNITIIHPSILTYFISYDRLSEYDTNNYDKYIFELYWGVNQKTDIVHINYHLDYGKYFNYTFFIYMKNFLLDLKNHITYEIQFSIHKNFTIEPRFCFIRDSSYCISKPDYMNSNVVREVVEQQVRSLCIYELTLIDDHIKSDIVQNNTSDDFQSNTQGKKKLFSEKYIYYINALFNFGFERKYCSSDFNDLTKKCSDKILNILNVSVKDVDHCFLTNFHTYMKNMIKTKFYVYSITINDKTYKIKLNKDISIKLICSAFKNMPKRCKDYLFNELIDADYVRENTYEELICFYFLIILLLVHIIGTFLNYLVPYYINLYEKKKKNKERSP from the exons atgcatataaaaaattttatcttaaaaatatatttctttttacTATTATTTAATACTTTAATTTTGTTCGCAAAATGTAGCTTACGTATTTTACCACTTAATCATATTATTGATggtataataatacatttaaattataaatttataaaatataaagtaTATGCAAAAGGTATACACTTAAATGTGAATTTCGAAAATGTAGGTTCAGTTAGACATATAATTGAATCATACAAAGATTTAAATACATTATATTgtaatttaaataaagaCAAAGAAGAAGAAACTATTAATAAGAACATGTTAAGAACTAATAATTGTgttatttttgtatatataaaatataaagaaaacttaaaaaatatttatgattttatggaatatttatatataaatactaGTGCTGTTGCTCTTATACTTATTTCTGATAATTTTCTCtatgaaaatgaaatatataatccTCATGAAGATTTAAATATTACCATTATACATCCAAGTATTCTcacatattttatatcatatgaTCGATTATCAGAATATGatacaaataattatgacaaatatatttttgaattatATTGGGGGGTAAATCAAAAAACAGATAttgtacatataaattatcatttagATTATGGAAAGTATTTTAattatactttttttatatatatgaagaaCTTCCTTCTCgatttaaaaaatcatatCACATATGAAATACAATTTAgtatacataaaaattttacTATAGAGCCAAGATTCTGTTTTATTAGAGATTCATCTTATTGTATTAGTAAACCAGATTATATGAATTCAAATGTGGTACGAGAAGTAGTAGAACAACAGGTAAGAAgtttatgtatatatgaattaacTCTAATAGATGATCATATTAAAAGTGATATTGttcaaaataatacatCTGATGATTTCCAGAGTAATACTCAAG gaaaaaaaaaattgtttagtgaaaaatatatatattatataaatgcATTATTTAATTTCGGATTTGAAAGAAAATATTGTTCTAGTGATTTCAACGatttaacaaaaaaatgCTCAGATAAAATACTGAACATATTAAATGTTTCGGTTAAGGATGTAGACCATTGTTTTCTCACCAATtttcatacatatatgaaaaatatgattaaAACTAAATTCTACGTTTATTCAATAActataaatgataaaacttataaaattaaattaaataaagatattaGCATTAAATTGATATGTTCTgcttttaaaaatatgcCTAAGAGGTGTAAAGATTATTTGTTTAATGAATTAATTGATGCTGACTATGTCAG AGAAAATACCTACGAGGAActaatatgtttttatttcctGATCATTTTATTGTTGGTTCATATCATTGGAAcctttttaaattattt GGTAccttattatataaatctttatgaaaaaaaaaaaaaaaataaagaacGTTCACCATGA
- a CDS encoding delta-aminolevulinic acid synthetase codes for MRKKRTLKVSINEIKKYCPFVKNIQFLYNSNDKKNNVVLSVMSDLCPVGKAINEKHFIIIDNKSKINIIKILKQANMQSNILVQCIKNKNTEKENMSKDDILKNSKRNNNMLFYDILEKNKNDPSFEINDNSIEKNNIIYKYINSLDEYKLFKNECNNNLKELLNKLFKDKRYRIFTILNKYRINYPNVYIENNKLMLPSFYEFYQKYGYKACIGNTKYQLSSSFGDDNKNICSYNDSKKENYLFNFWNLHIDNVSNEKTVVWCSNDYLCLSNNEKIIEVGIETLKKIGNSSGGTRNISGSLLNHTHLEYIIAKWYNKESALLFTSGYIANVGALETLGKLLNLIYISDEMNHASIINGIRESRCEKFIFKHNDMNDLERILYNLRINKQYENRKIMIVFESIYSMSGHISNIQYIVQLAKKYNALTYVDEVHAVGLYGNKGSGYLEELNLCNHIDIINGTLSKAIGSLGGFICANKYYIDVIRSYSSHFIFTTSLTPVNINTSAEAIHIIQNDMSLRKKLTHVVNKTKQKLQERGIQLLHNNSHIVVLMINSAEKCKQICDDLLKEYNIYIQP; via the coding sequence atgaGGAAAAAGAGAACTTTGAAAGTGAGTATTAACGAAATTAAGAAATATTGCCCGTTtgttaaaaatattcaatttttatataatagtaatgataaaaaaaataatgtagTATTATCAGTTATGTCAGATTTATGTCCTGTAGGTAAAGCAATAAATGAGaaacattttataataatagataataaatcaaaaattaatattataaaaatattgaaacAAGCTAATATGCAATCAAACATTTTAGTACaatgtattaaaaataaaaatacagAAAAAGAGAATATGTCTAAGGATgacatattaaaaaatagtaagagaaataataatatgttattttatgatatattagaaaaaaataaaaatgatcCTAGTTTtgaaataaatgataatagtatagaaaaaaataatattatatataaatatataaattcattagatgaatataaattatttaaaaatgagtgtaataataatttaaaagaacttctaaataaattatttaaagaTAAAAGATATCGTATCTTTActatattaaataaatatagaataaattatcctaatgtatatatagaaaataataaattaatgTTACCTTCATTTTATGAAttttatcaaaaatatGGATATAAAGCATGCATAGGAAATACTAAATACCAATTAAGTTCCTCATTTGGggatgataataaaaatatatgttcatataaTGATTCAAAAAAGGAGAactatttatttaatttctGGAATTTACATATAGATAATGTTTCAAACGAAAAAACAGTCGTGTGGTGTTCTAATGATTATTTGTGTTTATCAAATAATGAGAAAATAATCGAAGTAGGTATAGAAAcgttaaaaaaaataggaAATAGTAGTGGGGGCACAAGAAATATCTCTGGAAGTTTGTTAAATCATACACATTTAGAATACATTATAGCTAAATGGTATAATAAAGAAAGTGccttattatttacatcTGGTTATATTGCTAATGTAGGAGCTTTAGAAACATTAggaaaattattaaatttgatttatatttctgATGAAATGAATCATGCATCTATTATAAATGGTATTAGAGAATCACGTTGtgaaaaatttatttttaaacaCAATGATATGAATGATTTAGAAAGAAttctatataatttgaGGATAAACAAACAATATGAAAACAGAAAAATTATGATCGTATTTGAATCAATTTATAGTATGTCTGGTCATATTTcaaatatacaatatatagTACAGCTAGCCAAGAAATATAATGCATTAACATATGTTGACGAAGTACATGCTGTCGGATTATATGGAAATAAAGGTTCAGGGTATTTAGAAGAATTAAATTTGTGTAATCATATTGACATAATAAATGGTACCTTATCAAAAGCTATTGGATCATTAGGTGGTTTTATATGTGctaataaatattatattgatGTCATAAGGTCTTATTCTTctcattttatatttactaCATCCTTAACTCCAGTTAATATTAATACCTCTGCTGAGGCTATACATATAATTCAAAATGATATGTCTCtcagaaaaaaattaactCACGTTGTTAACAAAACCAAACAAAAATTACAAGAAAGGGGAATA